One segment of Myotis daubentonii chromosome 11, mMyoDau2.1, whole genome shotgun sequence DNA contains the following:
- the SET gene encoding protein SET isoform X1 has protein sequence MSAPAAKVSKKELNSNHDGADETSEKEQQEAIEHIDEVQNEIDRLNEQASEEILKVEQKYNKLRQPFFQKRSELIAKIPNFWVTTFVNHPQVSALLGEEDEEALHYLTRVEVTEFEDIKSGYRIDFYFDENPYFENKVLSKEFHLNESGDPSSKSTEIKWKSGKDLTKRSSQTQNKASRKRQHEEPESFFTWFTDHSDAGADELGEVIKDDIWPNPLQYYLVPDMDDEEGEGEEDDDDDEEEEGLEDIDEEGDEDEGEEDEDDDEGEEGEEDEGEDD, from the exons ATGTCGGCGCCGGCGGCCAAAGTCAGTAAAAAGGAGCTCAACTCCAACCACGACGGGGCCGACGAGACCTCAG aaaaagaacagcaagaaGCAATTGAACATATTGATGaagtacaaaatgaaatagaCAG ACTTAATGAACAAGCCAGTGAGGAGATTTTGAAAGTAGAACAGAAATATAACAAACTCCGCCAACCATTTTTTCAGAAGAGGTCAGAATTGATCGCCAAAATCCCAAATTTTTGGGTAACAACATTTGTCAACCATCCACAAG TGTCTGCACTGCTtggggaagaggatgaagaggCGCTGCATTATTTGACAAGAGTTGAAGTGACAGAATTTGAAGATATTAAATCAGGTTACAGAATAGATTTT TATTTTGATGAAAATCCTTACTTCGAAAATAAAGTTCTCTCCAAAGAGTTTCATCTGAACGAGAGTGGTGATCCATCTTCAAAGTCCACTGAAATCAAATGGAAATCTGGAAAG GATTTGACGAAACGTTCAAGTCAAACACAGAATAAAGCCAGCAGGAAGAGACAGCATGAAGAACCAGAAAGCTTCTTTACCTGGTTCACCGACCATTCTGATGCAGGTGCAGATGAGTTGGGAGAAGTCATCAAAGATGACATTTGGCCAAATCCATTACAGTACTACTTG GTTCCTGACATGGATGatgaagaaggggaaggagaagaagatgatgatgatgatgaagaagaggaagggtTGGAAGATATTGATGAAGAAGGGGATGAGGATGAAGGtgaagaagatgaagatgatgatgagggggaagaaggagag GAAGATGAAGGAGAAGATGACTAA
- the PKN3 gene encoding serine/threonine-protein kinase N3 isoform X1, with protein sequence MEEAALRQPGPGQRPPEDEREAIRRAIQKELKIKEGVENLRRVATDRRHLGHVQQLLRTSNRRLEQLHGELQELHARILLPGPPAEPVAPGPQPPAEQPRARHLEALQKQLQVELKVKQGAENMTHTYARGTPKGRKLLAAAQQMLRDSQLKVALLRMKISSLEASGSPEPGPELLAEELRHRLRIEAAVAQGAKNVVKLLGSRRLQDRKALAEAQAQLQESSQKLDLLRLALEQLLEGLPAAHPLRGRVARELRTAVSGNPQPSGMLVKPIAMTGTLQVHLLGCEQLLTAVPGRSPVTALARSPSQGWLRGRARQQRGTGELASEVLAVLKVDNRIVGQTGWGPVAQQSWDQTFVIPLERARELEIGVHWRDWRQLCGVAFLRLEDFLDNACHQLTLSLVPQGLVFAQVTFCDPVMERRPRLQRQKRIFSKRRGQDFLRASQMNLSMAAWGRLVMNLLPPCSSPSTISPPKACPRTPATPRGATSPASPSSFPPKKTPLGEEMRPPPKPPRLYLPREPALEETPRTKRPHMEPRTRLGSSPPASVTRKPPRLQDFRCLAVLGRGHFGKVLLVQFKGTGKYYAIKALKKQEVLSRDEIESLFCEKRILEAVGRTGHPFLLSLLACFQTSSHACFVTEFAPGGDLMMQIHEDVFPEPQARFYLACVVLGLQFLHEKKIIYRDLKLDNLLLDAQGFLKIADFGLCKEGIGFGDRTSTFCGTPEFLAPEVLTQEAYTRAVDWWGLGVLLYEMLVGECPFPGDTEEEVFDCIVNAEAPYPHFLSVQGLELIQKLLQKCPEKRLGAGEQDAEEIKTQPFFGTTDWQALLARAVQPPFAPTLCGPTDLRYFEGEFTGLPPALTPPDPRGPLTARQQAAFRDFDFVSERFLEP encoded by the exons ATGGAGGAGGCGGCGCTGCGGCAG CCCGGGCCGGGCCAGCGGCCCCCGGAGGACGAGAGAGAGGCGATCCGCCGGGCCATCCAGAAGGAGCTGAAAATCAAGGAGGGTGTGGAGAACCTGCGGCGGGTGGCCACTGACCGCCGCCACCTGGGCCACGTGCAGCAGCTCCTGCGGACCTCCAACCGCCGCCTGGAGCAGCTGCACGGGGAGCTGCAGGAGCTGCACGCCCGCATCCTgctgcccggccccccagctG AACCCGTGGCCCCGGGACCCCAGCCTCCAGCAGAGCAGCCAAGGGCCCGGCACCTGGAGGCTCTACAGAAGCAGCTGCAGGTGGAGCTGAAGGTGAAGCAGGGGGCGGAGAACATGACCCACACATATGCCCGCGGCACACCCAAG GGGAGGAAGCTCCTGGCGGCTGCTCAGCAGATGCTGCGGGACAGCCAGCTGAAGGTGGCCCTGCTGCGGATGAAGATCAGCAGCCTGGAGGCCAGCGGGTCCCCGGAGCCAG gtcctgAACTGCTGGCGGAGGAGCTGCGGCACCGGCTGCGCATTGAGGCTGCCGTGGCCCAGGGGGCCAAGAACGTGGTGAAGCTGCTGGGCAGCCGGCGACTGCAAGACCGCAAGGCGCTGGCCGAG GCTCAGGCCCAGCTCCAGGAGTCCTCCCAGAAGCTGGACCTCCTGCGGCTGGCCTTGGAGCAGCTGCTGGAGGGACTGCCTGCTGCCCACCCTCTGCGTGGCAGAGTGGCCCGGGAGCTGCGGACTGCTGTgtctgggaaccctcagcctTCGGGGATGCTTGTAAAGCCCATCGCCATGACAG GGACACTGCAGGTCCACCTCCTGGGCTGTGAGCAGCTGCTGACAGCTGTGCCCGGCCGGTCCCCGGTGACTGCGCTGGCCAGgagcccctcccagggctggcttCGGGGCAGAGCCAGGCAGCAGCGTGGCACAGGCGAGCTGGCCA GTGAGGTGCTGGCCGTGCTAAAGGTGGACAATCGCATCGTGGGCCAGACGGGCTGGGGGCCGGTAGCCCAGCAGTCCTGGGACCAGACCTTTGTCATCCCCCTGGAGCGG GCCCGAGAGCTGGAGATCGGGGTGCACTGGCGGGACTGGCGACAGCTGTGCGGCGTGGCCTTCCTGCGGCTGGAGGACTTCCTGGACAATGCGTGTCACCAGCTCACCCTCAGCCTGGTGCCCCAGGGGCTGGTCTTTGCCCAG GTAACCTTCTGTGACCCTGTCATGGAGAGGAGGCCCCGGCTGCAGAGGCAGAAACGCATTTTCTCTAAACGCAGGG GTCAGGACTTCCTGAGGGCTTCCCAGATGAACCTCAGCATGGCAGCCTGGGGGCGCTTGGTCATGAACCTGCTGCCCCCCTGCAGCTCCCCAAGCACGATCAGCCCTCCCAAAGCGTGTCCCCGGACCCCTGCCACTCCTCGGGGGGCCACCAGCCCTGCCTCGCCCAG cagTTTCCCACCCAAGAAGACCCCCTTGGGAGAAGAGATGAGGCCCCCTCCCAAGCCCCCGCGCCTTTACCTGCCCCGGGAGCCAGCCCTCGAGGAGACGCCG CGCACCAAACGCCCCCACATGGAGCCCAGGACTCGACTGGGGTCATCTCCACCAGCCTCCGTGACCAG GAAACCCCCACGGCTTCAGGACTTCCGCTGCTTGGCTGTGCTGGGTCGGGGACACTTCGGGAAG GTTCTCCTGGTGCAGTTCAAGGGGACGGGGAAATACTACGCCATCAAAGCGCTGAAGAAGCAGGAGGTGCTGAGCCGGGACGAGATAGAGAG cctgttCTGCGAGAAGCGGATCCTGGAGGCTGTGGGCCGCACGGGGCACCCcttcctgctgtccctcctgGCCTGCTTCCAGACCTCCAGCCACGCCTGCTTCGTGACTGAGTTTGCGCCGGGTGGCGACCTCATGATGCAGATCCACGAGGATGTTTTCCCTGAGCCCCAGGCGCG GTTCTACCTGGCCTGTGTGGTCCTGGGACTGCAGTTCTTGCACGAGAAGAAGATCATTTACAG ggacCTTAAGTTGGATAATCTTCTGCTGGATGCCCAGGGTTTCCTGAAAATCGCAGACTTCGGGCTATGTAAGGAAG GGATTGGCTTTGGGGATCGGACCAGCACCTTCTGTGGCACCCCAGAGTTCCTGGCCCCCGAGGTGCTGACCCAGGAGGCCTACACACGGGCCGTGGACTGGTGGGGGCTGGGCGTGCTGCTGTACGAGATGCTGGTGGGTGAG TGCCCATTCCCAGGGGACACCGAGGAGGAGGTGTTTGACTGCATCGTCAATGCGGAGGCCCCGTATCCCCACTTTCTGTCGGTGCAAGGACTCGAGCTCATTCAGAAG CTCCTCCAGAAGTGCCCGGAGAAGCGCCTGGGGGCCGGCGAGCAGGACGCCGAGGAGATCAAGACACAGCCATTCTTCGGG ACCACCGACTGGCAGGCTCTGCTGGCCCGCGCTGTCCAGCCCCCCTTTGCACCCACCCTCTGCGGGCCCACAGACCTGCGCTACTTCGAGGGCGAGTTCACGGGGTTGCCGCCTGCCCTGACCCCGCCAGACCCCCGCGGCCCCCTCACTGCCCGCCAGCAGGCCGCCTTCCGGGACTTCGACTTCGTGTCAGAGCGATTCCTGGAGCCCTGA
- the PKN3 gene encoding serine/threonine-protein kinase N3 isoform X2 gives MEEAALRQPGPGQRPPEDEREAIRRAIQKELKIKEGVENLRRVATDRRHLGHVQQLLRTSNRRLEQLHGELQELHARILLPGPPAEPVAPGPQPPAEQPRARHLEALQKQLQVELKVKQGAENMTHTYARGTPKGRKLLAAAQQMLRDSQLKVALLRMKISSLEASGSPEPGPELLAEELRHRLRIEAAVAQGAKNVVKLLGSRRLQDRKALAEAQAQLQESSQKLDLLRLALEQLLEGLPAAHPLRGRVARELRTAVSGNPQPSGMLVKPIAMTGTLQVHLLGCEQLLTAVPGRSPVTALARSPSQGWLRGRARQQRGTGELASEVLAVLKVDNRIVGQTGWGPVAQQSWDQTFVIPLERARELEIGVHWRDWRQLCGVAFLRLEDFLDNACHQLTLSLVPQGLVFAQVTFCDPVMERRPRLQRQKRIFSKRRGQDFLRASQMNLSMAAWGRLVMNLLPPCSSPSTISPPKACPRTPATPRGATSPASPSFPPKKTPLGEEMRPPPKPPRLYLPREPALEETPRTKRPHMEPRTRLGSSPPASVTRKPPRLQDFRCLAVLGRGHFGKVLLVQFKGTGKYYAIKALKKQEVLSRDEIESLFCEKRILEAVGRTGHPFLLSLLACFQTSSHACFVTEFAPGGDLMMQIHEDVFPEPQARFYLACVVLGLQFLHEKKIIYRDLKLDNLLLDAQGFLKIADFGLCKEGIGFGDRTSTFCGTPEFLAPEVLTQEAYTRAVDWWGLGVLLYEMLVGECPFPGDTEEEVFDCIVNAEAPYPHFLSVQGLELIQKLLQKCPEKRLGAGEQDAEEIKTQPFFGTTDWQALLARAVQPPFAPTLCGPTDLRYFEGEFTGLPPALTPPDPRGPLTARQQAAFRDFDFVSERFLEP, from the exons ATGGAGGAGGCGGCGCTGCGGCAG CCCGGGCCGGGCCAGCGGCCCCCGGAGGACGAGAGAGAGGCGATCCGCCGGGCCATCCAGAAGGAGCTGAAAATCAAGGAGGGTGTGGAGAACCTGCGGCGGGTGGCCACTGACCGCCGCCACCTGGGCCACGTGCAGCAGCTCCTGCGGACCTCCAACCGCCGCCTGGAGCAGCTGCACGGGGAGCTGCAGGAGCTGCACGCCCGCATCCTgctgcccggccccccagctG AACCCGTGGCCCCGGGACCCCAGCCTCCAGCAGAGCAGCCAAGGGCCCGGCACCTGGAGGCTCTACAGAAGCAGCTGCAGGTGGAGCTGAAGGTGAAGCAGGGGGCGGAGAACATGACCCACACATATGCCCGCGGCACACCCAAG GGGAGGAAGCTCCTGGCGGCTGCTCAGCAGATGCTGCGGGACAGCCAGCTGAAGGTGGCCCTGCTGCGGATGAAGATCAGCAGCCTGGAGGCCAGCGGGTCCCCGGAGCCAG gtcctgAACTGCTGGCGGAGGAGCTGCGGCACCGGCTGCGCATTGAGGCTGCCGTGGCCCAGGGGGCCAAGAACGTGGTGAAGCTGCTGGGCAGCCGGCGACTGCAAGACCGCAAGGCGCTGGCCGAG GCTCAGGCCCAGCTCCAGGAGTCCTCCCAGAAGCTGGACCTCCTGCGGCTGGCCTTGGAGCAGCTGCTGGAGGGACTGCCTGCTGCCCACCCTCTGCGTGGCAGAGTGGCCCGGGAGCTGCGGACTGCTGTgtctgggaaccctcagcctTCGGGGATGCTTGTAAAGCCCATCGCCATGACAG GGACACTGCAGGTCCACCTCCTGGGCTGTGAGCAGCTGCTGACAGCTGTGCCCGGCCGGTCCCCGGTGACTGCGCTGGCCAGgagcccctcccagggctggcttCGGGGCAGAGCCAGGCAGCAGCGTGGCACAGGCGAGCTGGCCA GTGAGGTGCTGGCCGTGCTAAAGGTGGACAATCGCATCGTGGGCCAGACGGGCTGGGGGCCGGTAGCCCAGCAGTCCTGGGACCAGACCTTTGTCATCCCCCTGGAGCGG GCCCGAGAGCTGGAGATCGGGGTGCACTGGCGGGACTGGCGACAGCTGTGCGGCGTGGCCTTCCTGCGGCTGGAGGACTTCCTGGACAATGCGTGTCACCAGCTCACCCTCAGCCTGGTGCCCCAGGGGCTGGTCTTTGCCCAG GTAACCTTCTGTGACCCTGTCATGGAGAGGAGGCCCCGGCTGCAGAGGCAGAAACGCATTTTCTCTAAACGCAGGG GTCAGGACTTCCTGAGGGCTTCCCAGATGAACCTCAGCATGGCAGCCTGGGGGCGCTTGGTCATGAACCTGCTGCCCCCCTGCAGCTCCCCAAGCACGATCAGCCCTCCCAAAGCGTGTCCCCGGACCCCTGCCACTCCTCGGGGGGCCACCAGCCCTGCCTCGCCCAG TTTCCCACCCAAGAAGACCCCCTTGGGAGAAGAGATGAGGCCCCCTCCCAAGCCCCCGCGCCTTTACCTGCCCCGGGAGCCAGCCCTCGAGGAGACGCCG CGCACCAAACGCCCCCACATGGAGCCCAGGACTCGACTGGGGTCATCTCCACCAGCCTCCGTGACCAG GAAACCCCCACGGCTTCAGGACTTCCGCTGCTTGGCTGTGCTGGGTCGGGGACACTTCGGGAAG GTTCTCCTGGTGCAGTTCAAGGGGACGGGGAAATACTACGCCATCAAAGCGCTGAAGAAGCAGGAGGTGCTGAGCCGGGACGAGATAGAGAG cctgttCTGCGAGAAGCGGATCCTGGAGGCTGTGGGCCGCACGGGGCACCCcttcctgctgtccctcctgGCCTGCTTCCAGACCTCCAGCCACGCCTGCTTCGTGACTGAGTTTGCGCCGGGTGGCGACCTCATGATGCAGATCCACGAGGATGTTTTCCCTGAGCCCCAGGCGCG GTTCTACCTGGCCTGTGTGGTCCTGGGACTGCAGTTCTTGCACGAGAAGAAGATCATTTACAG ggacCTTAAGTTGGATAATCTTCTGCTGGATGCCCAGGGTTTCCTGAAAATCGCAGACTTCGGGCTATGTAAGGAAG GGATTGGCTTTGGGGATCGGACCAGCACCTTCTGTGGCACCCCAGAGTTCCTGGCCCCCGAGGTGCTGACCCAGGAGGCCTACACACGGGCCGTGGACTGGTGGGGGCTGGGCGTGCTGCTGTACGAGATGCTGGTGGGTGAG TGCCCATTCCCAGGGGACACCGAGGAGGAGGTGTTTGACTGCATCGTCAATGCGGAGGCCCCGTATCCCCACTTTCTGTCGGTGCAAGGACTCGAGCTCATTCAGAAG CTCCTCCAGAAGTGCCCGGAGAAGCGCCTGGGGGCCGGCGAGCAGGACGCCGAGGAGATCAAGACACAGCCATTCTTCGGG ACCACCGACTGGCAGGCTCTGCTGGCCCGCGCTGTCCAGCCCCCCTTTGCACCCACCCTCTGCGGGCCCACAGACCTGCGCTACTTCGAGGGCGAGTTCACGGGGTTGCCGCCTGCCCTGACCCCGCCAGACCCCCGCGGCCCCCTCACTGCCCGCCAGCAGGCCGCCTTCCGGGACTTCGACTTCGTGTCAGAGCGATTCCTGGAGCCCTGA
- the PKN3 gene encoding serine/threonine-protein kinase N3 isoform X3 — MASGEPGPGQRPPEDEREAIRRAIQKELKIKEGVENLRRVATDRRHLGHVQQLLRTSNRRLEQLHGELQELHARILLPGPPAEPVAPGPQPPAEQPRARHLEALQKQLQVELKVKQGAENMTHTYARGTPKGRKLLAAAQQMLRDSQLKVALLRMKISSLEASGSPEPGPELLAEELRHRLRIEAAVAQGAKNVVKLLGSRRLQDRKALAEAQAQLQESSQKLDLLRLALEQLLEGLPAAHPLRGRVARELRTAVSGNPQPSGMLVKPIAMTGTLQVHLLGCEQLLTAVPGRSPVTALARSPSQGWLRGRARQQRGTGELASEVLAVLKVDNRIVGQTGWGPVAQQSWDQTFVIPLERARELEIGVHWRDWRQLCGVAFLRLEDFLDNACHQLTLSLVPQGLVFAQVTFCDPVMERRPRLQRQKRIFSKRRGQDFLRASQMNLSMAAWGRLVMNLLPPCSSPSTISPPKACPRTPATPRGATSPASPSSFPPKKTPLGEEMRPPPKPPRLYLPREPALEETPRTKRPHMEPRTRLGSSPPASVTRKPPRLQDFRCLAVLGRGHFGKVLLVQFKGTGKYYAIKALKKQEVLSRDEIESLFCEKRILEAVGRTGHPFLLSLLACFQTSSHACFVTEFAPGGDLMMQIHEDVFPEPQARFYLACVVLGLQFLHEKKIIYRDLKLDNLLLDAQGFLKIADFGLCKEGIGFGDRTSTFCGTPEFLAPEVLTQEAYTRAVDWWGLGVLLYEMLVGECPFPGDTEEEVFDCIVNAEAPYPHFLSVQGLELIQKLLQKCPEKRLGAGEQDAEEIKTQPFFGTTDWQALLARAVQPPFAPTLCGPTDLRYFEGEFTGLPPALTPPDPRGPLTARQQAAFRDFDFVSERFLEP, encoded by the exons ATGGCGAGCGGAGAG CCCGGGCCGGGCCAGCGGCCCCCGGAGGACGAGAGAGAGGCGATCCGCCGGGCCATCCAGAAGGAGCTGAAAATCAAGGAGGGTGTGGAGAACCTGCGGCGGGTGGCCACTGACCGCCGCCACCTGGGCCACGTGCAGCAGCTCCTGCGGACCTCCAACCGCCGCCTGGAGCAGCTGCACGGGGAGCTGCAGGAGCTGCACGCCCGCATCCTgctgcccggccccccagctG AACCCGTGGCCCCGGGACCCCAGCCTCCAGCAGAGCAGCCAAGGGCCCGGCACCTGGAGGCTCTACAGAAGCAGCTGCAGGTGGAGCTGAAGGTGAAGCAGGGGGCGGAGAACATGACCCACACATATGCCCGCGGCACACCCAAG GGGAGGAAGCTCCTGGCGGCTGCTCAGCAGATGCTGCGGGACAGCCAGCTGAAGGTGGCCCTGCTGCGGATGAAGATCAGCAGCCTGGAGGCCAGCGGGTCCCCGGAGCCAG gtcctgAACTGCTGGCGGAGGAGCTGCGGCACCGGCTGCGCATTGAGGCTGCCGTGGCCCAGGGGGCCAAGAACGTGGTGAAGCTGCTGGGCAGCCGGCGACTGCAAGACCGCAAGGCGCTGGCCGAG GCTCAGGCCCAGCTCCAGGAGTCCTCCCAGAAGCTGGACCTCCTGCGGCTGGCCTTGGAGCAGCTGCTGGAGGGACTGCCTGCTGCCCACCCTCTGCGTGGCAGAGTGGCCCGGGAGCTGCGGACTGCTGTgtctgggaaccctcagcctTCGGGGATGCTTGTAAAGCCCATCGCCATGACAG GGACACTGCAGGTCCACCTCCTGGGCTGTGAGCAGCTGCTGACAGCTGTGCCCGGCCGGTCCCCGGTGACTGCGCTGGCCAGgagcccctcccagggctggcttCGGGGCAGAGCCAGGCAGCAGCGTGGCACAGGCGAGCTGGCCA GTGAGGTGCTGGCCGTGCTAAAGGTGGACAATCGCATCGTGGGCCAGACGGGCTGGGGGCCGGTAGCCCAGCAGTCCTGGGACCAGACCTTTGTCATCCCCCTGGAGCGG GCCCGAGAGCTGGAGATCGGGGTGCACTGGCGGGACTGGCGACAGCTGTGCGGCGTGGCCTTCCTGCGGCTGGAGGACTTCCTGGACAATGCGTGTCACCAGCTCACCCTCAGCCTGGTGCCCCAGGGGCTGGTCTTTGCCCAG GTAACCTTCTGTGACCCTGTCATGGAGAGGAGGCCCCGGCTGCAGAGGCAGAAACGCATTTTCTCTAAACGCAGGG GTCAGGACTTCCTGAGGGCTTCCCAGATGAACCTCAGCATGGCAGCCTGGGGGCGCTTGGTCATGAACCTGCTGCCCCCCTGCAGCTCCCCAAGCACGATCAGCCCTCCCAAAGCGTGTCCCCGGACCCCTGCCACTCCTCGGGGGGCCACCAGCCCTGCCTCGCCCAG cagTTTCCCACCCAAGAAGACCCCCTTGGGAGAAGAGATGAGGCCCCCTCCCAAGCCCCCGCGCCTTTACCTGCCCCGGGAGCCAGCCCTCGAGGAGACGCCG CGCACCAAACGCCCCCACATGGAGCCCAGGACTCGACTGGGGTCATCTCCACCAGCCTCCGTGACCAG GAAACCCCCACGGCTTCAGGACTTCCGCTGCTTGGCTGTGCTGGGTCGGGGACACTTCGGGAAG GTTCTCCTGGTGCAGTTCAAGGGGACGGGGAAATACTACGCCATCAAAGCGCTGAAGAAGCAGGAGGTGCTGAGCCGGGACGAGATAGAGAG cctgttCTGCGAGAAGCGGATCCTGGAGGCTGTGGGCCGCACGGGGCACCCcttcctgctgtccctcctgGCCTGCTTCCAGACCTCCAGCCACGCCTGCTTCGTGACTGAGTTTGCGCCGGGTGGCGACCTCATGATGCAGATCCACGAGGATGTTTTCCCTGAGCCCCAGGCGCG GTTCTACCTGGCCTGTGTGGTCCTGGGACTGCAGTTCTTGCACGAGAAGAAGATCATTTACAG ggacCTTAAGTTGGATAATCTTCTGCTGGATGCCCAGGGTTTCCTGAAAATCGCAGACTTCGGGCTATGTAAGGAAG GGATTGGCTTTGGGGATCGGACCAGCACCTTCTGTGGCACCCCAGAGTTCCTGGCCCCCGAGGTGCTGACCCAGGAGGCCTACACACGGGCCGTGGACTGGTGGGGGCTGGGCGTGCTGCTGTACGAGATGCTGGTGGGTGAG TGCCCATTCCCAGGGGACACCGAGGAGGAGGTGTTTGACTGCATCGTCAATGCGGAGGCCCCGTATCCCCACTTTCTGTCGGTGCAAGGACTCGAGCTCATTCAGAAG CTCCTCCAGAAGTGCCCGGAGAAGCGCCTGGGGGCCGGCGAGCAGGACGCCGAGGAGATCAAGACACAGCCATTCTTCGGG ACCACCGACTGGCAGGCTCTGCTGGCCCGCGCTGTCCAGCCCCCCTTTGCACCCACCCTCTGCGGGCCCACAGACCTGCGCTACTTCGAGGGCGAGTTCACGGGGTTGCCGCCTGCCCTGACCCCGCCAGACCCCCGCGGCCCCCTCACTGCCCGCCAGCAGGCCGCCTTCCGGGACTTCGACTTCGTGTCAGAGCGATTCCTGGAGCCCTGA
- the ZDHHC12 gene encoding palmitoyltransferase ZDHHC12 isoform X1 codes for MAPWALLSPGVLVRTGHTVLTWGITLVLFLHDTALRQWEEQGELLLPLTFLLLVLGSLLLYLAVSLMDPGYVTIQPQEEAKEEQTAMVPPAIALRRCRHCMVLQPLRARHCSECRRCVRRYDHHCPWMENCVGERNHPLFVAYLALQLVVLLWGLYLAWSGLRFSQPWGLWLRSSGLLFATFLLLSLFSMVAGLLLASHIYLVASNTTTWEFLSSHRIAYLRQHPGNPFDRGLIRNLAHFFCGWPSGPWETLWAEEEEEGEGSSQAV; via the exons ATGGCGCCCTGGGCGCTCCTCAGCCCCGGCGTCCTGGTGCGGACCGGGCACACGGTGCTGACCTGGGGAATCACGCTGGTGCTCTTCCTGCACGACACCG CACTGCGACAATGGGAAGAACAGGGGGAGCTTCTCCTGCCCCTCACCTTCCTGCTCCTCGTCCTGGGCTCCCTGCTGCTCTATCTGGCCGTGTCACTCATGGACCCAGGCTACGTGACCATCCAGCCCCAG GAGGAGGCCAAGGAGGAGCAGACGGCCATGGTTCCTCCGGCCATCGCCCTTCGGCGCTGCAGACACTGCATGGTGCTG CAACCCCTGCGGGCCCGGCACTGCAGCGAGTGCCGCCGCTGCGTCCGCCGCTACGACCACCACTGCCCCTGGATGGAGAACTGTGTGGGGGAACGGAACCACCCGCTCTTCGTGGCCTACCTGGCGCTGCAGCTTGTGGTGCTTCTGTGGGGCCTGTACCTGGCATG GTCCGGCCTCCGCTTCTCCCAGCCCTGGGGGCTGTGGCTGCGGTCCAGCGGGCTCCTGTTCGCCACCTTCCTGctgctctccctcttctccatGGTGGCCGGCCTGCTCCTGGCCTCGCACATCTACCTGGTGGCCAGCAACACCACCACCTGGGAGTTCCTCTCCTCGCACCGCATTGCCTACCTCCGCCAGCACCCCGGCAACCCCTTTGACCGGGGCCTGATCCGCAACCTGGCCCACTTCTTCTGCGGATGGCCCTCGGGGCCCTGGGAGACCCTCtgggccgaggaggaggaggagggtgagggcagcAGCCAGGCTGTTTAG
- the ZDHHC12 gene encoding palmitoyltransferase ZDHHC12 isoform X2, which produces MAPWALLSPGVLVRTGHTVLTWGITLVLFLHDTALRQWEEQGELLLPLTFLLLVLGSLLLYLAVSLMDPGYVTIQPQEEAKEEQTAMVPPAIALRRCRHCMVLQPLRARHCSECRRCVRRYDHHCPWMENCVGERNHPLFVAYLALQLVVLLWGLYLACPGGCGCGPAGSCSPPSCCSPSSPWWPACSWPRTSTWWPATPPPGSSSPRTALPTSASTPATPLTGA; this is translated from the exons ATGGCGCCCTGGGCGCTCCTCAGCCCCGGCGTCCTGGTGCGGACCGGGCACACGGTGCTGACCTGGGGAATCACGCTGGTGCTCTTCCTGCACGACACCG CACTGCGACAATGGGAAGAACAGGGGGAGCTTCTCCTGCCCCTCACCTTCCTGCTCCTCGTCCTGGGCTCCCTGCTGCTCTATCTGGCCGTGTCACTCATGGACCCAGGCTACGTGACCATCCAGCCCCAG GAGGAGGCCAAGGAGGAGCAGACGGCCATGGTTCCTCCGGCCATCGCCCTTCGGCGCTGCAGACACTGCATGGTGCTG CAACCCCTGCGGGCCCGGCACTGCAGCGAGTGCCGCCGCTGCGTCCGCCGCTACGACCACCACTGCCCCTGGATGGAGAACTGTGTGGGGGAACGGAACCACCCGCTCTTCGTGGCCTACCTGGCGCTGCAGCTTGTGGTGCTTCTGTGGGGCCTGTACCTGGCATG CCCTGGGGGCTGTGGCTGCGGTCCAGCGGGCTCCTGTTCGCCACCTTCCTGctgctctccctcttctccatGGTGGCCGGCCTGCTCCTGGCCTCGCACATCTACCTGGTGGCCAGCAACACCACCACCTGGGAGTTCCTCTCCTCGCACCGCATTGCCTACCTCCGCCAGCACCCCGGCAACCCCTTTGACCGGGGCCTGA